A stretch of Vespa velutina chromosome 8, iVesVel2.1, whole genome shotgun sequence DNA encodes these proteins:
- the LOC124951008 gene encoding SUMO-activating enzyme subunit 1 isoform X1, translating to MFDDKNHAELTDAEAELYDRQIRLWGLESQKRLRSAKVLLIGLGGFGAEIAKNIILAGVKTITLLDHRNMTIEDTCSQFFIPNDQIGKNKAEASLQRTQNLNPMVNVEADSTNIDDKPDEYFSNFNVICATQCTITQLKRLNKICRQHKIKFFAGDVWGTFGYTFADLDEHEYVEDIVQTKPVNAEAGGEPKGKEKFEKIVITEKRKDNFVPFESIIDIDKSRLPTRESEMYYMMMIMLHYREKYKSDPLPNERGSEKLKTESTAIIEKYQLGDKINSLIEGDLYGQISPICAIVGGVMSQEIIKAVSQKEAPHNNVFLFNPQTLCGKILKLA from the exons AtgttcgatgataaaaatcaCGCCGAGCTAACGGATGCCGAAGCTGAATTATACGATCGGCAAATTCGTCTATGGGGTCTGGAATCGCAAAAGCG ATTAAGATCAGCAAAAGTATTATTGATAGGACTTGGTGGATTTGGTGCTGAAAtagcaaaaaatattatattagcaGGCGTTAAAACAATTACCCTTTTAGATCATAGAAATATGACAATAGAAGATACTTGTTCCCAGTTTTTTATACCTAATGATCAGATTGGTAAAAAT AAAGCAGAAGCATCTTTACAAAGAACTCAGAATTTGAATCCTATGGTCAATGTAGAAGCAGATTCTACCAATATAGATGATAAACCGGATGAATATTTCAGTAATTTCAATGTTATCTGTGCTACTCAGTGTACTATTACTCAATTAAAAAgacttaataaaatatgtagaCAGCATAAGATAAAATTCTTTGCTGGAGATGTTTGGGGTACTTTTGGATATACTTTTGCTGATTTGGATGAACATGAATATGTTGA GGATATTGTGCAAACTAAACCAGTAAATGCTGAAGCAGGTGGTGAAcctaaagggaaagaaaaatttgaaaagattgTTATTACTGAAAAACGTAAGGACAATTTTGTTCCTTTTGAGTCTAtcatagatatagataaaagtCGTCTTCCTACAAGAGAATCAGAAATGTATTATATGATGATGA TAATGTTGCATTATCGTGAGAAGTATAAGAGTGATCCTTTACCTAATGAAAGAGGTtcagaaaaattgaaaacagAATCAACAGccattatagaaaaatatcaactaggagataaaataaattctttgataga gGGAGATTTGTATGGTCAAATTAGTCCAATTTGTGCCATAGTAGGTGGAGTTATGTCTCAAGAAATTATAAAGGCTGTATCACAAAAGGAAGCTCCccataataatgtttttcttttcaatccaCAGACGTTGTGCGgcaaaattttaaaattggCGTAA
- the LOC124951008 gene encoding SUMO-activating enzyme subunit 1 isoform X2 — MGLRSAKVLLIGLGGFGAEIAKNIILAGVKTITLLDHRNMTIEDTCSQFFIPNDQIGKNKAEASLQRTQNLNPMVNVEADSTNIDDKPDEYFSNFNVICATQCTITQLKRLNKICRQHKIKFFAGDVWGTFGYTFADLDEHEYVEDIVQTKPVNAEAGGEPKGKEKFEKIVITEKRKDNFVPFESIIDIDKSRLPTRESEMYYMMMIMLHYREKYKSDPLPNERGSEKLKTESTAIIEKYQLGDKINSLIEGDLYGQISPICAIVGGVMSQEIIKAVSQKEAPHNNVFLFNPQTLCGKILKLA; from the exons ATTAAGATCAGCAAAAGTATTATTGATAGGACTTGGTGGATTTGGTGCTGAAAtagcaaaaaatattatattagcaGGCGTTAAAACAATTACCCTTTTAGATCATAGAAATATGACAATAGAAGATACTTGTTCCCAGTTTTTTATACCTAATGATCAGATTGGTAAAAAT AAAGCAGAAGCATCTTTACAAAGAACTCAGAATTTGAATCCTATGGTCAATGTAGAAGCAGATTCTACCAATATAGATGATAAACCGGATGAATATTTCAGTAATTTCAATGTTATCTGTGCTACTCAGTGTACTATTACTCAATTAAAAAgacttaataaaatatgtagaCAGCATAAGATAAAATTCTTTGCTGGAGATGTTTGGGGTACTTTTGGATATACTTTTGCTGATTTGGATGAACATGAATATGTTGA GGATATTGTGCAAACTAAACCAGTAAATGCTGAAGCAGGTGGTGAAcctaaagggaaagaaaaatttgaaaagattgTTATTACTGAAAAACGTAAGGACAATTTTGTTCCTTTTGAGTCTAtcatagatatagataaaagtCGTCTTCCTACAAGAGAATCAGAAATGTATTATATGATGATGA TAATGTTGCATTATCGTGAGAAGTATAAGAGTGATCCTTTACCTAATGAAAGAGGTtcagaaaaattgaaaacagAATCAACAGccattatagaaaaatatcaactaggagataaaataaattctttgataga gGGAGATTTGTATGGTCAAATTAGTCCAATTTGTGCCATAGTAGGTGGAGTTATGTCTCAAGAAATTATAAAGGCTGTATCACAAAAGGAAGCTCCccataataatgtttttcttttcaatccaCAGACGTTGTGCGgcaaaattttaaaattggCGTAA